The following coding sequences lie in one Paenibacillus durus ATCC 35681 genomic window:
- a CDS encoding sensor histidine kinase — protein MTAVLGAVIGLLLLGLVMQYRRSRHHSRQLKYIHDKLDQIISQHSQERLLVFSSSPELQTLLTDVNRLLDLNHEGIARRNKLQKSMRQMLANVSHDLKTPLTVVLGYIETLLQDADMDAEERERMLRMIHWKAGEVITQMNTFFDLAKLESGDHQLSLSRVEAGEVCRRNILAFYDILSGKGIDVSIEIPDEACYIRGNNEALDRILSNLLSNAIRYGAAGGVLGLKLNHDTDTVSIEIWDRGKGITEGHQDKVFERLYTLEDSRNRVYQGSGLGLTITKRLTEQMNGKISLVSKPYVRTAFTVVFPRINL, from the coding sequence ATGACTGCGGTGCTTGGAGCTGTGATCGGTCTGCTTCTGTTGGGTCTTGTGATGCAGTACCGGAGGTCGCGTCATCATTCGCGCCAGTTGAAGTATATCCACGATAAACTGGACCAGATCATTTCACAGCATTCACAGGAACGATTGCTGGTGTTCAGCAGCTCGCCCGAACTGCAAACGCTGCTGACAGATGTGAACCGGCTGCTGGATCTCAACCATGAAGGCATCGCCCGGAGAAATAAACTGCAGAAATCCATGCGCCAGATGCTGGCGAATGTGTCGCATGACCTGAAGACGCCGCTGACCGTCGTTCTCGGGTATATTGAAACACTGCTGCAGGACGCAGATATGGACGCCGAAGAACGGGAGCGAATGCTGAGAATGATCCACTGGAAGGCTGGGGAGGTAATCACGCAGATGAACACCTTTTTTGACTTGGCCAAGCTCGAATCGGGCGATCATCAGCTTTCACTGTCAAGGGTAGAGGCCGGCGAAGTGTGCCGCAGGAATATTTTGGCCTTTTACGATATCCTAAGCGGCAAAGGTATTGATGTATCGATTGAGATTCCAGATGAAGCTTGCTACATCCGGGGGAATAATGAGGCGCTGGACCGGATTCTGTCCAATCTGCTGTCCAATGCGATCAGGTACGGAGCCGCCGGAGGGGTGCTTGGGCTGAAGCTTAATCATGATACGGACACCGTGAGTATTGAAATTTGGGACCGGGGAAAGGGGATTACCGAGGGCCATCAGGATAAAGTGTTCGAGCGCCTTTATACGCTGGAGGATTCACGGAACCGGGTCTATCAGGGAAGCGGTCTTGGACTGACGATCACTAAAAGATTAACGGAGCAGATGAACGGTAAGATTTCGCTCGTGAGCAAGCCTTATGTGAGGACGGCTTTTACGGTCGTTTTTCCGAGGATAAATCTGTGA
- a CDS encoding response regulator transcription factor, translated as MQHRVLLVEDDEAISEMVRSYLVKEGYQVESAFDGEAAEQAFRDRGPFDLVLLDQMLPNRSGVDVLQSIRKSSLVPVMIVSAKDTDVDKALGLGFGADDYISKPFSMIELAARVKAAIRRAEYASSRGPSEGTANPKHSITLRGLTVDFDNFSALKNGEEVKLTAKEFQILKLFMTHPGRVFTKAQIYGMVWAEEYYGDENVINVHMRRLREKIEDDPSHPEYIKTLWGIGYKLGDTVQ; from the coding sequence TTGCAGCATCGTGTATTGTTGGTCGAGGATGACGAAGCCATCAGTGAGATGGTTCGCTCGTATTTAGTGAAAGAGGGTTACCAGGTCGAGAGCGCCTTCGACGGAGAGGCGGCGGAGCAAGCTTTTCGCGATAGAGGTCCCTTTGACCTTGTTCTGCTGGACCAAATGCTGCCGAATCGCAGCGGCGTGGATGTTCTTCAAAGCATTCGTAAATCAAGTTTGGTACCCGTGATGATTGTGTCCGCAAAAGATACCGATGTCGATAAAGCGCTCGGACTCGGATTTGGAGCGGATGATTATATCAGTAAGCCATTCTCGATGATTGAGCTTGCGGCGAGGGTGAAGGCGGCAATCCGCCGGGCGGAATATGCCTCAAGCCGCGGCCCGTCCGAAGGGACAGCCAATCCGAAGCATAGCATTACCTTGCGCGGGCTGACGGTGGATTTTGATAATTTCTCGGCGCTGAAAAATGGGGAAGAGGTGAAGCTGACGGCCAAGGAATTTCAAATCCTGAAGCTGTTTATGACCCATCCGGGCCGGGTGTTCACCAAGGCGCAGATTTATGGGATGGTATGGGCGGAAGAGTATTACGGAGACGAGAATGTGATTAACGTACATATGAGAAGGCTGCGGGAGAAGATTGAAGACGATCCCTCCCACCCTGAATATATCAAAACCTTATGGGGCATCGGGTATAAGCTGGGAGATACGGTGCAATGA
- a CDS encoding DUF951 domain-containing protein has protein sequence MERKSFQLGDIVQMKKPHPCGTNEMEVIRMGMDIRIKCTGCQHSVLIPRAKFEKNLKKVLRSAEKKVDNN, from the coding sequence ATGGAACGTAAAAGCTTTCAACTGGGTGATATCGTACAGATGAAGAAGCCGCATCCATGCGGGACGAATGAAATGGAAGTTATCCGCATGGGGATGGATATTCGAATTAAGTGTACGGGTTGTCAGCACAGTGTACTGATTCCCCGGGCTAAATTTGAGAAGAATTTAAAAAAGGTGCTTCGATCAGCCGAGAAAAAAGTGGATAATAATTAA
- a CDS encoding mechanosensitive ion channel family protein, producing the protein MHHWFGWLLSADTSEGTMSQAVNKAVQFRDKIWNWVTNADMWANVLFAGLRIIFLFILTRILIKVVYGVIDRSLERKSSRGILANTRRFSTVGELLKNTVTIVCNFIMILIILSEFNFKLGPLLASASVLGLAIGFGAQSLVKDVITGFFIILEDQFAVGDVIATGGFKGTVEMIGLRTTKLLGSNGEMYIIPNGTIANVTNFSMANALAVVDVPVKIEQSLEETLGLIRQALEGIEERNPNVVAFPNILGIQSMSTSEYVVRVTANTLPNKRDVAQRQIQSDIKKALEQQAQKVAERAEQEQGEAAAEAHSESDTQSETKALADEEPSGSASEQQTARRSARTGLLEQAAGNAKEKGGKPDGT; encoded by the coding sequence ATGCATCACTGGTTTGGCTGGCTGCTGAGTGCCGATACTTCGGAAGGGACAATGAGTCAGGCGGTAAACAAGGCGGTTCAGTTTAGGGATAAAATATGGAACTGGGTAACCAATGCGGATATGTGGGCTAATGTTTTGTTTGCGGGCCTGCGCATTATTTTTCTATTCATTCTGACGCGCATATTGATTAAGGTTGTATACGGCGTTATTGATCGTTCATTGGAACGAAAGAGCAGCAGAGGGATACTGGCTAATACGCGGCGCTTCTCAACAGTTGGCGAGCTGCTGAAAAATACGGTAACGATTGTCTGCAATTTCATCATGATTCTGATCATACTATCGGAGTTTAATTTTAAGCTCGGTCCGCTGCTGGCAAGTGCAAGCGTACTTGGCCTGGCTATCGGTTTTGGCGCGCAAAGTTTGGTCAAAGATGTGATTACCGGCTTTTTCATTATTCTGGAGGATCAATTTGCGGTAGGCGATGTGATTGCAACTGGCGGATTCAAAGGTACAGTCGAGATGATCGGGCTGCGTACGACCAAACTGCTTGGCAGTAATGGCGAAATGTATATCATTCCAAACGGTACAATAGCGAACGTGACGAATTTCTCGATGGCCAATGCCTTGGCCGTTGTTGATGTTCCGGTAAAAATCGAACAGAGTCTGGAAGAAACGCTGGGCCTCATCCGTCAGGCGCTTGAAGGCATTGAAGAACGTAATCCCAATGTCGTCGCATTTCCGAACATTCTGGGGATTCAATCGATGAGCACTTCTGAGTATGTGGTTCGCGTAACCGCCAATACCCTGCCTAATAAAAGGGATGTCGCACAGCGTCAGATTCAGAGCGATATTAAAAAAGCACTTGAGCAGCAGGCGCAGAAGGTAGCGGAGCGGGCTGAACAAGAACAGGGGGAGGCAGCAGCCGAAGCTCACTCCGAGTCAGACACACAGTCAGAGACAAAGGCGTTAGCTGATGAGGAGCCGTCTGGATCAGCATCGGAGCAGCAGACAGCGCGCCGTTCGGCAAGAACGGGATTGCTGGAGCAGGCGGCTGGGAATGCCAAAGAAAAAGGGGGGAAGCCTGATGGAACGTAA
- a CDS encoding DUF3343 domain-containing protein, producing the protein MNEELLIAFDSTQQALRAEMLLEYAEIEIDTCPTPKDITAGCAMSIQFFRRELAKVEQIIKEETIEIRGIYGRDDHEGGYRLISE; encoded by the coding sequence ATGAACGAGGAACTGTTGATAGCGTTTGACTCTACCCAGCAGGCGCTGCGCGCCGAGATGCTGCTGGAATATGCTGAAATTGAGATTGACACCTGTCCGACGCCAAAAGATATTACCGCTGGCTGCGCCATGTCGATTCAATTTTTTCGCCGCGAGCTCGCTAAGGTTGAACAGATTATAAAGGAAGAGACAATCGAAATCCGCGGTATATACGGCAGGGATGACCATGAAGGCGGGTACAGATTGATTTCTGAGTGA
- the yyaC gene encoding spore protease YyaC gives MYYSSNPTPLQEMSCLKISHTDPEIYSAIIHRLLFHFSRARAGAQIVVVCIGTDRSTGDALGPLVGTALSRFHSPLFSLYGTLDNPVHAVNLEETLNLIRERHDNPYIIGIDACLGHSTSVGSIQVVEGPLRPGAGVNKQLPPVGDIHLTGIVNVGGFMEYFVLQNTRLSLVMKLSEIIASSLFSAMKQWHVHSKSAAAQE, from the coding sequence ATGTATTATTCCTCTAATCCAACGCCACTACAAGAAATGTCTTGTTTAAAAATATCACATACGGACCCTGAAATCTATTCTGCGATCATTCACCGGCTGCTGTTTCATTTCTCCCGCGCCCGTGCCGGCGCTCAGATTGTCGTTGTCTGCATCGGCACCGACCGTTCGACCGGAGATGCGCTCGGACCGCTTGTGGGCACCGCCCTGTCGCGCTTTCACAGCCCGCTGTTCTCTCTATATGGGACGCTCGACAATCCGGTGCATGCCGTCAATCTGGAGGAGACGCTGAACCTGATCCGTGAGCGCCATGATAATCCCTATATCATCGGCATAGATGCCTGTCTGGGACATTCCACAAGCGTTGGTTCAATTCAAGTCGTTGAGGGCCCTCTGCGCCCCGGAGCGGGTGTAAACAAACAACTGCCGCCGGTAGGCGATATCCATTTAACTGGCATCGTTAACGTCGGCGGCTTTATGGAATATTTCGTATTGCAAAACACACGGCTTAGCCTTGTTATGAAGCTATCGGAGATTATCGCTTCCAGCCTCTTTTCGGCTATGAAGCAGTGGCACGTGCACTCTAAATCCGCTGCAGCGCAAGAGTAA
- a CDS encoding DUF4446 family protein translates to MSEMNQFISDQLQWFIPGMAILLLVMFILILVQGSRLRSMRRKYDAMMSGSGIEDLESLLVDLKTQNDLLEETQQLQKNAIEALQLKLQGIKGHIALKRYNAFGDRGNDLSFSLAILDDRRTGMVLTSLHNRDNSYIYAKTLNEGEPQYPLSPEEQEVVTLALQRI, encoded by the coding sequence ATGTCAGAAATGAACCAATTTATAAGCGATCAACTGCAATGGTTTATCCCGGGGATGGCCATTCTCTTGCTCGTTATGTTTATTCTTATTCTTGTGCAGGGAAGCAGACTGCGGTCCATGCGGCGAAAGTATGATGCCATGATGTCCGGTTCGGGAATTGAGGATTTGGAAAGCCTGTTGGTCGATTTGAAAACGCAGAACGACCTGCTGGAAGAAACCCAGCAGCTGCAAAAGAATGCGATAGAAGCGCTTCAGTTAAAATTACAGGGCATCAAGGGACATATTGCTCTGAAACGCTATAATGCTTTTGGAGACCGCGGAAATGACCTCAGTTTCTCGCTGGCCATTCTCGATGACCGCCGAACCGGCATGGTGCTTACCAGTCTGCACAACCGTGACAACTCCTATATTTACGCCAAGACGCTTAATGAAGGAGAACCGCAATATCCGCTTTCACCCGAGGAACAAGAAGTGGTTACTCTTGCGCTGCAGCGGATTTAG